GCGACTTCAACGAGCCCGACGGCTACGTCGACCACTTCCAGGCGGTGCACGCGGGCGAGGGCGAGGAGGCCGGCGGCGGCGCCCAGGGCGAGGACGCCATCTGGTCGCACCGCTGGGCGGCGTTCCCGAACCTGGCCGGCACCGCCGGTCCGGGCGCGAACAAGGCCGGCGGTGTCCAGATCGGTGACACCGGCATGTGGATCCGTGACTACACCACGGAGCCGGAGAACGGCGGCCTGGGCGTGTTCGCCCACGAGTACGGCCACGACCTCGGCCTGCCGGACCTCTACGACACCGTCGGCGGCGACAACGGCGTGGGCTTCTGGAGCCTGATGTCCTCCGGTTCGTGGCTGAGCCGCGGCAAGGACGACATCGGGTCGACCCCGGGTTACATGGACCCGTGGTCGAAGCTCTACCTGGGCTGGCTGAACTACTCGGTGGTCGAGGAGGACAGCGGCACCACCCGGGTCACGCTCGGCCCGGCCGGCGACAGCGACGGGCCGAAGGCCCAGGCGGTCGTGGTCAACCTGCCGGCGCAGACCCAGACCACCAGCTACAACACGCCGTTCGGCGGGTCGTACGAGTGGTGGGGCGGCAGCGCGGACGACCTGAACACCACGCTGACCCGTCAGCTGGACCTGACCGGCACGACGTCCGCGTCGATCACCGCGAAGGCCTGGTACGACATCGAAGAGGACTACGACTACCTCTACGCCGAGGTGTCGACCGACGGCGGTGCCACCTGGACGGCGCTGGGCAACTCGTCGGTCGACGCCGGTGAGACCGGGGTCGACGGCTCGACCAGCGGCGCCTGGGTGGACCTGGCCTACGACCTGTCCGCGTACGCCGGGCAGACCGTGCAGTTCCGTTACCGCTACCAGACCGACGGCGGCGTGCACCTCGCCGGCGCGTTCCTGGACAACGTGTCGCTGGTCAAGGGCGGCGCCGTCGCCTGGACCGACGACGCCGAGACGCTGGCCGCCGAGTGGACCGCCAAGGGCTTCACCCGGATGACCGGCGCGGTGACCGACTCGTACCCCCGCTTCTACATCGCGGAGAACCGGTCCTACGTCGGCTACGACGACACCCTGCGGACCGGCGGGTACAACTACGGGTTCAACAACACCCGCCCGAACTGGGTGGAGCGGTTCTCGAACCACCCGGGCATGCTGGTCTGGTACGTGAACTACGCGTACGGCGACAACAACACCTCGGAGCACCCGGGCTACGGCCTGAACCTCCCGGTGGACGTCCGACCGAACAAGATCACCGTCGACGGCCAGGGCACCATCACCAACCGGCGCAACGGCTTCGACGCCACGTTCAGCCTGTACGCCAAGCCGGCGCAGACCTTCCACCTCAACGGTGTCCCGGTCACGCTTCCGGCGCTCGCCCCGCAGCCGGTCTTCTCCGACAGCGGGCCGAACAAGTACTGGACGGCCGGCAACCCCTGGAACTCGGTGAAGGTGACCGGTTCCGGTACCCGGATCGAGATCCTGAAGCAGGGCAACAACCCGACCGACGACATGGTCGTCAAGGTCAGTAACTGACGATCGGGGCACTCGTGGGGCCGGTGGCGGTGACGCCACCGGCCCCACTTTTCGCGTACGCGATCACTCCTATCGAAAACCGTCTCTTTCTTCCACAGGGCGACCGTCCGCGCTGCTCACGCCGTGGATGAACGGCCGGGATGTGACGGTGAAAAGCATTCCCAACAAAAGTTTGCAACAAATCGACGCACGCATCTTCCCACGGGTCACACGAGTGTCTATGTTCACCATTGGTCCCACTAGTGGGACCGGTAGCACCGGCCCGTACCCCCGTTGGGCCGGTTCCCTCAAACCGGAGGTACCACGTGCGCAAAGTCGCAGTGGGTCTGCTCGGGCTTTCGCTGACGGCGACGGGACTGGCGTTCGGTTCGTCCGCCACCGCCGCGCCGCAGCCGAAGTTGCCGACGGCCGCTCCGTCGGTCGCCGAGCCAGCCCATGTCGACCACGACCTGCCGAACCCGCTGGAGGACAAGCGTCGCGCCCTGCGCCAGGAGGGCCTGAGCGACGTCCTCTCCGGCCGGGCCAAGCCGCAGAAGGTCAACGGCAGCACGGTCGTCAAGGTCGGCAAGACCCAGGCCGAGGGGGCTGCCGCCCGCTCGACCCGGGCCAACGCCGCCACCCAGACGGAGGACCAGTACGTCGAGCTCTCCCGGGAGAAGACGGACCGGATCTTCGTCATCCTCGCCGAGTTCGGCAACGAGCGGCACCCGAGCTACCCGGACCAGGACACCGACCCGGACACCGCGGGTCCGACCCGGTTCGACGGGCCGCTGCACAACGAGATCCCGCAGCCCAACCGGGCGGTGGACAACTCCACGGTGTGGCAGGCGGACTACAACGCCGACTACTACCGCAAGCTCTACTTCGGCACCAACCCCGGTGACGAGTCGGTGAAGCAGTACTACGAGGCCCAGTCCTCGGGTCGCTACAGCGTCGACGGCACCGTCACCGACTGGGTGAAGGTGAAGTACAACGAGGCCCGCTACGGCCGCTCCGGCGGCTACCCGTGCGCCTCGAACGTCTGCACCAACACCTGGGCGCTGGTCCGCGACGCCGCCAACCAGTGGGTCGCCGACCAGAAGGCCGCCGGCCGCACCGACGCCCAGATCGCCGCCGACCTGTCGGCGATGGACCAGTGGGACCGGTACGACCACGACGGCGACGGCGACTTCAACGAGCGCGACGGCTACATCGACCACTTCCAGATCGTCCACTCCGGTGGCGACGAGGCCGACGGTGACCCGTACCAGGGTGAGGACGCCATCTGGAGCCACCGCTGGTACGCCTTCGCGTCCGACCAGGGCTCGACCGGCCCGGTCGGCAACCCGCTCGGCGGCACCCAGATCGGCAACACCGGCCTCTGGATCGGCGACTACACCATCCAGCCGGAGAACGGCGGCCGGAGCGTCTTCTACCACGAGTACGGCCACGACCTCGGTCTGCCGGACGACTACAACGTCACCAGTGGTGGGGACAACAACAACGAGCACTGGACCCTGATGGCCCAGAGCCGGCTCGGCGCCAAGAACGACGCCGGCATCGGCGACCGTGGCGGCGACCTCGGCGCGTGGAACAAGCTCCAGCTCGGCTGGCTCGACTACGAGGTGGTCGTAGCGGGGCAGAAGCGGACCATGACCCTCGGCCCGCAGGAGTACAACAGCGACGAGGCGCAGGCCGTCGTCGTGGTGCTTCCGAAGCGTGACTACACGTTCGAGCACGGCGCGCCCTTCGAGGGCAGCAAGCAGTTCTTCTCCGGCAACGCGGACGACCTCAACAGCACGATGACCCGGACCCTGGACTTCACCGGGAAGTCGTCGGCGTCCCTGTCGATGAAGGGCCGCTACAACATCGAGGCCGACTACGACTACCTGTTCTTCGAGGCGTCGCTGGACGGCGGCCAGTCCTGGGTGACCCTGCCCGGCACGGCCAACGGCCAGCCGCTGAAGGAGATCTCGGCCGGCCGCTACGCGCTGGACGGCAGCAGCGGCGGCGAGTGGGTCGACGTCAACATCCCCATGGACGTGGCGGCGGGCAAGGTCGCGCAGTTCCGGCTGCGCTACCAGACCGACGGCGGCGTCTCCGAGGGTGGCTTCTACGGTGACGCGATCACCGTGACGGCCGACGGCCAGACCGTCCTCTCCGACGGCGCCGAGACCGGCGCCGCGGGCTGGACGCTCGCCGGTGGCTTCGAGACCGCCGAGAAGAGCTACACCAAGGCGTACGACAACTACTACATCGCGGGCACCCGGCAGTACATCTCGTACGACAAGTACCTGAAGACCGGCCCGTACTTCTTCGGCTACTCGAACACCCGCCCGGACTACGTGGACCACTACGCGTACCAGGAGGGTCTGCTGATCTCCTACTGGAACACCCGGTGGGCGGACAACGACACGTTCGTGCACCCGGGTGAGGGTCGCAACCTCATCATCGACGCGCACCCGCGGCCGATCTACAACCTGACCGGCCAGCCCTGGCGGGCCCGCGTCCAGGTCTACGACGCGCCGTTCAGCCTGAAGAAGGCCGACTCGTTCACGCTGCACCTCAACAGCCAGCCGCAGTACATCCGTGGCCAGGCCGCGCAGCCGCTGTTCGACGACACCCAGCAGTACTGGTTCCCGGAGCTGCCGAACCACGGCGTCAAGCTCCCGGCCACCGGCACCAAGATCAAGGTCCTGGAGAAGGACGGCGTCTACACCAAGATCCGTATCTCCTGATCCACTGATCACGCACCACCCGCACCACGCGATGCCCGGGCAGGTCACCTGCCCGGGCATCGCCCTTTCCCGGGCGGTCCCCGCCACCGGTGGGGTCGGCGTCGGGGGCGACCGGCGTCGGGGTCCTAGGCTGTCTGCCATGACCGAGCAGCGCGGCGGGCCCGTCGACGAGTCCTGCGTCCTCACCGAGGGGCCGTGGACGCACCGGTTCGTCGGCGCCAACGGCAGCCGCTTCCACGTGGTGGAGGCCGGCACCGGACCGATGGTGCTCTTCCTGCACGGCTTCCCGGAGCACTGGTGGGCCTGGCACGAGATGCTGCCGGCGATCGCCGACGCCGGCTTCCGGGCCGTCGCGGTCGACCTGCGCGGCTACGGCGCCAGCGACAAGCCGCCCCGGGGGTACGACGGCTACACCCTCGCGGCCGACGTCGCCGGACTGATCCGGGCCCTCGGCGAGCGCTCCGCCACGGTGGTGGGCACCGGCGTCGGCGGCATGATCGCGTGGACGGTGGCCTCGTTCCACCCGTCCCTGGTCCGCCGGCTGGTGGTGCTCGGCGCTCCCCACCCGCTGCGGCTCCGGGCCGCCATCTTCGCCGACCCGCGCGGGCAGTTCGCCGCCGCCACGCCCACCCTGAAGTTCCAGTTGCCCCGCTACGAGCACGTGCTGACCCGCGACGACGCGGCGGCCGTGGAGGAGATGCTGCGCCGCTGGGGCGGGCCGCGCTGGGTCGACGGGCCGGGCTTCGAGGCGTACGCCCAGCGGTGCCGGGAGGCCATGCGCATCCCGCAGGCGGCGTTCTGCGCCCTGGAGGGCTACCGCTGGGCGTTCCGCTCGGTGCTCCGGCTGCACGGTTACCGCTTCGTCCGGCTGATGCAGAAGCCGCTGATCACGCCGACCCTCCAGCTGCACGGCGCGCTCGACGAGGCCTCCCTGCCGCGTACCGCCCAGGGCTCCGGCCGGTACGTGGTGGCGCCCTACGAGTGGCGGCTCCTGGACGACATCGGGCACTTCCCGCACGTGGAGGCCGGCGACCTGGTGGTGGGCGAGGTCCTGCGCTGGGCGAAGTCCTGACTCAGACCCGCTGCTCGCGCAGGTCGGCGACCTCGGCGGCGGGCGCCCAGCCCTGGTAGACGCCGAAGTCGAAGACCTCCAGGCCCATCGCCCGGGCCACCGGCCAGCGTCCGCCCGTGTACTCCACCCGCAGCCAGCCGTCGTGCTCGCCGAGGACGATGAACGGCTGCCCCTGCCAGGTGCAGACGGTCCGCACGTACGCCAGGTCGTCGATCTCGGTGGCCGGCAGCACCCGGACGTACCGGCCGGGGCGGATCTCCTCGAAACCTTCGCCCGGCTCCGGCTGGTAGAGCCGGACGTCGTCGCCGTCCGGGCTCGCCTGGTATTCCCGGCCCTGCCAGCGGGCCACGTAACCGTCGCGCGTCACTGCTCACCGACCTGTCGCCACCGCAGCGCGTCCGTGTCGAGGATGGCGACCACCCGTTCGGTGCCGTCCGCGCCGATCCGCCACAGCTGCGCGCCGTGCGGCAGCCGGGCGCTGTCCACCTTGAACTCCGCCACCACGTCGCTGCTCTCGCCCGGCGCGAACCCGTTGCCCCGGAACGGCGGGCGCTCGATGACCCAGCCCTCCATGGCCCGCATGGCGGCCTCGTTCTGCCCGCCGTACGGGATCCGGTAGAGGCTCGGCCGATGCGCTGGCCAGCGCAGCACGTAGATCTCGCCGGCGTCCCGGGCGAAGGGGGAGTCCGGGTAGCCCAGGCCGAGCGCGTCGTGCAGCTGGGCCGGGGTGTTGAGGTGGGCCAGCTCGCCGGCACGGTGCACGAAGCCGGAGACCCGGTCGTAGCCCCGCTCCAGGTAGTACGCGAGCTGGCTGGGGGCGACCGCCTTCTGCATCACGATCGGGCGCGCCGGGTCGGGTGCGGGTGGGGCGTAGCGGGGGCGGCTGACCGGTTCCTCGGCGGCGGCCGGCTCGGCCTCGGCCCCGGTGTCGTCGCCGAGTCCCACCTCCGCCGCCCAGTTGGCCAGCCCGACGATCTGCTCACCGGGCAGCTTCGCCCCGACCGGGGTGCCCGGGTTGACCGCGAACGACCAGGACTCGTCCGGCCAGCGGCGGATCAACTGGACGAACTTCACCCCGATGGTCTCGACCGTCGCGTCGGTGTGGTCGGCGAGCCGCTCCGGCGAGGTGTGCACCACGACGAACGTCTCGCCGTCGAGTTCCTCCGTACGCCAGACGAAGCCGGGCTCGCCGGGCCGGCTGCCCGGCGCGGAGTCGGCCGCCACCGGCAACAGCACCCGGGCCAGCAGCAGGGTGGACAGGAACGTGTCGGTGCTGCCGGCGCCGGCGGCGTCGAGCAGGTTCTCCTCGACCTCGTTGGCCGGCTCGAAGTCGACCGGCCCGGGACCGGTGCCCGGCGACACGTCCCCGGCCCCGGTCAGGGGCGCGGTCGCCGGCTCGTCGGCGACCGGCTGACCGGGGTCCTCCGCCGGTCCGCCGCCGGGAACGGCGGCGTCGGTCGCGGACCCCTGCCGGACGGCCCCGTCCGTCTCCGGTGCGGGCGCGGCGACGCTGGTCGGCACCGTCGGATCCCCGGACCACGCGCCGGCGGGCGGCCCGGATCCGAGGGGCACGGTCGGGTCCCCGGGCCACGCCGCGTCGGCAGGCGGCTCGGGATCGAGGGGCACGGTCGGATCCAGGGACACCGTCGCATCGCCCGACGACACGACCGGCTGCGTCCGATCCAGGGACACCGTCGGATCCAGAGACACCGTCGCATCGCCCGACGACACGACCGGCTGCGTCCGATCCAGGGACACCGTCGGATCCAGAGACACCGTCGCATCGCCCGACGACACGACCGGCTGCGTCCGATCGAGAGACACCGTCGGATCCAGAGACGCGGTGGCGTCGCCGGACCACGACGGGGCGGTGGACCGCACGGTGTCGGCGGGCGACGACGGGTGGGCGGGCGCGGTCGGTGCGGGGTCGGCGGTGGCGGCGGTCACCGGTTCCCGGCGGCGCCGGACCGGCTCGAACAGCGAGACGGTCTCCTCGGCGGGCGGGGCCGGCTCGGGGGCAGGCGGTCCGGTGAGGTCCCGCGACTCGATGACGGTGCCCTCGATGACGATCGGCGTGAAGCCGCGCCGGGGAGCGGGCGGTCCGGACACCGGCTCCGCCTCCGCGACCGGCTCGGGCCCGACCGGTTCCGGGGTGGGCTGCCGGCGGGGCAGCGCCTGGGTGACGTCCTCGGTCGGCTCCGCTCGACGCCCGCCGTACGCCGGTGGTGGCGGCCCGGCCCCCGGGGCGGGGGCCCGGAGGTCCCGGGTGGCGTCCCCGTCGGGCCCGCGCGGCGGCAACACCTGCGTGGCCTCGCCCCCGGGCACCGTGAAGGCCCGGGTCGGTTCCCCGGCCGGCACCGTGAAGGCGTGGGTCGGTTCCGCGGTCGGCACTGTGAAGGCCCGGGTCGGCTCCCCGGCCGGCACCGTGAAGGCGTGGGTCGGCTCGGCGGCCGGCGCCGTGAAGGCGTGGGTCGGTTCCGCTTCGGTCGGGGCGCTCGGGATCGGGCGGGTCGGTTCCTCCGGTACCGGCTCGCCGAGCGGCCGGCGGCGGGGGAACGGCTGGCTGCCGGGTCCGAGGCGGGACGGCGGAGCCGCCCGCTCGCCCGAGCGCAGCGCCTCCTGCCGGTAGGCGGCCGCACGACCGGAGGCCGGCTCGAAGAACGACCGGTTCGGCCGCTCCGACGCCTCCCCCGCCGGGCGACCGTTGGTCGACGGCGAGGGGTGGGCGTCGGGCGTCGGCAGGCCCCGCGGGCGCTCGGTGAGCGGCGCGGGGCGCGGCGGCGGGAGCCGGTCGGGGGCCGCCACGGCGTCGAACCGGGCGGGTCCGCCGGCCGTCGGGTCGCCACGCCGCAGGTCCGGGTGCTCCGCCGGGAACGTGGGCGGGACGGACGGGTGGGCCGCGCCGGGTCGGGCGGGTGCGGGGATCCGGCCGGTGGCCGACGCGGCCGTGGGCTCGGGCCGGAGCGTGCCGTCGGGCCGGGCCACACGGGTGGTCGGCCCGGTCTCCGGCCCGCCCGGCGCGTCCTGGCCGGCGGTCTGGGCCCGCGCCCGGGCGGCCGTCTCCACGCGTTCCAGCCGGGCCCGCGCGCCCATGGTGCGGCCGGGCAGCCGGACGTCGCCCCGGGAGAGCTGGGCGACGAACCAGGCCGGCAGGTAGCCCTCGATGGGCAGCCCGGGATTCACGGCCAGCCACCACTCGTGGTTGGGCCAGCCGTCGGACAGATCGGCGTACGAGATGCGCCGGACGGCACCGCCGTGCTCGCCGAGACAGGCGCGCACCGCCGCTCCGGAGGTGAACGCCAACACGTGGGTGCGGCCGCCGGTGGTCCAGGTGCCCCAGCCCACCGGTGCCGTCCCCGCGAGCGCCTCGGCGGAGACCGGCAGCAGCAGTTCGCTCCGGGCCAGGACGCGGAAGTAGAGCTGTTGGTCGTTGGCGCGCAGCGCGTCCCGCATCGCCGCTTCGGCGTCGGTGGCCGGCTCCCACTCGGTCACGGCCACCCCTCCTCCCGCGAACAGGCCATAGGTATCGCGTACAACCTACAAGGTAGAAGCAAGATCACAATCGCTGGCCGGCGGCGGTCCGCCCGGTGCCGCCGGAGGCGCTAACATCCCGTTCCGGAGTCGACACGATACGGAGGCGGTCGATGTCCCGGTCCCCCTCGCGCCCGCTCCTCACCGCCCTGACGACGGCGTTGCTGACCGCCGTCCCGGCCGCCCCCGCGATCACCGGCCGCCCGGCCGGGCCCGCCCCCGGCCCGGTGCCGGCCGGCTGGTCCGCATCCGCGCCGACCGTCGCCCGCGCGACCCCCGGCTGCGCCTCGCCCCTCGCCCCGGTCCGGCCGGTGTCCGCGCGCCCCTGGCCCCAGCAGCGGTACGCCCCGGAGCGGCTGGCACCGCTCGCCACCGGCGCCGGGGTGACGGTGGCGGTGATCGACTCGGGGGTGGACCGGCGGCACCCGCAGTTGGCCGGCCGGGTGCTCGACGGCACCGACCTGCTCGACCCGGGCGGCGACGGCAGCCGGGACTGCGCCGGCCACGGCACCGGTGTGGCGAGCATCATCGCCGCCGGCCCCCGCGACGGTACGGCGTTCCGGGGGCTGGCCCCGGGTGCCCGGATCCTGCCGGTACGGGTCAGCGAGCAGCAGGTGGTCGAGGGCCGGGAGTCGGGGCGCACGGTCAGCGCCGGCGACTTCGCCCGCGCCGTCCGCTGGGCGGTCGACCACGACGCCGACGTGCTCAACCTCTCCGTCGTCCTGTACGCGGACGACCCGGCGGTGCGGGCCGCGATCGGCTACGCGGTCGACCGGGACGTGGTCGTGGTGGCCGCCGCCGGGAACCTGCACGACGCCGGTGATCCCCGGCCCTACCCGGCCGCGTACGACGGGGTGCTCGGGGTGGGCGCGATCGGGGCGGACGGGGCACGGGCGCCCTTCTCTCAGACCGGCTCGTACGTCGACCTGGTCGCCCCGGGCAGCGACGTGCTGATGGCCGCCCCCGGCGAGGGCCACCACCGGGCCGAGGGCACCAGCTACGCGGCGCCCTTCGTGACGGCCACCGCCGCGCTGCTGCGCCAGTACCGGCCGGAGCTGACCGCGGCGCAGGTGGCGCAGCGGATCGTGGCGACCGCCGATCCTGCCCCGGGCGACGGTCGGGGTGGCGGGTACGGCGCGGGGGTGCTGAACCCGTACCGGGCGGTCACCGAGACCGGGGGCGGGACGCCGGAGCGGGCGCCCCGGGTCAGCGCGCTCGCGGACGGCCGGCCCGAACCGGCGGTGCTGGCGCAGCGGGCCCGCCGGGCGACGGCCCGGGACCGGGCGCTGCTGGTGGCGGGGGCAAGCGGAACGGTGGTGGCCCTGGCGGCGCTGCTGGCGCTCGTCGTGCCGCGCGGGGCCCGGCGCCGCTGGCGGCCGGCCGACCACGCCTGACCCGGCCGGCGGTCGACAGCGAACCGGCCGACCGCCGCCGCCACCTCGACGACCTGCTGGTCAGCGCCCCACAACGGCCGGTGGTGGCGCCGACCGGCTCACGGTCGACGCCACCACCGGGTGGGCTCACTGGAACAGGCCGACGTTCTTCTTCTCCGTGTCGAGGTAGTCGGTGGCGGAGTCGTCCACCGCGAGCTTGATGTCGCGCAGCATGGCCTGGAGGTCCTGCGAGGCCGAACGCCAACGGCCCTGCCGCTGCTCGTAGGCCTGGCGGGCCTCGCCGGACCAGCTCGCCACGAGCGGGGCGGCGTCCCGTTCGAGCTGCCCGAGCTGCGAGTCGAGCGCGTTCAGCGCCTTCTGGATGTCCGCGCTCGCCTGTTGCAGGGCGGCGAAGTTGACGACCAGTACACCGTGGTCCATCGGATGTCTCCTCCCCCGAGACCGGGTCAGAGCGGCAGCTGGATGCCGCCGCGGTTGGTGGTGGACACCCGGCTGGCGGCCTCGGTGTCCGAGACGTCGTACTGCTGGCCGGCCCTGCGGACGGCGCCGGCGGTCTCCCGCAGGGCCCGCTGCAGCGCCGCCTGGTCCTGTGCCCACTGCTGCTTGACCTGCTCGAACGAGCGCCCGCCGGCACCGCGCCAGGCCTGCTGCAACACCTCCAACTCGGCCATCAGGCTGCTCAGCATGGACTGCAGGGACTGGTCGACCTGCTCGAACTTCGCGGCGGTCTGCTGCATCACCGCTGCTTCTGCCTGGGTCTGGGACACCCGGGACGTCACCTCGTCTCATCGATCGTGGCTGGCCGTCGGCTCGCGCCGCCCGGAGGTCGAACACGGCGGGCGCGGGGGTCAGCGAAACTCGTCGCTGACGGTAGCGGTCCGGTCGTGTTTCTGCTACCCCGTGGCCATCCCCTGTGGACGACCGCGGCCCCCACTGCGCGGGGTGCGCCCCCTACGATGGGCGTCGTCGATGTCGCGGCGAGTGACCGGTCGAGGAGGCGCGGTGACGGTGACCACCGGCGCGGGCCCGCACCGGCCGGCCCCGGGCCACGATCCCGGCCCGACCGCCGCGGCCCTCGTACCGGCACCGCCCGGGTCGGCCCGCCCGGCCGGCCCGATCGGCACCGTGGCCGGCGCACCCGCACCCCCGGTCGCCCTGTCGCCGTCGCGGCACCCGGCCGCCCGGCGGAGGGGCGCCGGTCTCCGGGCCGGTCAGGTCGTCGCCACGCAGGTGGCGGTGGCCGCCGTGGTCGCGGCCGCCGGCCGGGGCGTGCTGCTGACGTTGGCCGCCGTGGGGGTGGCCGCGCTGCTGCTGCCCCTGGCCTGGGTGCGGCTGCGGGGGCGGTGGCTCTTCGAGTGGCTCACCACGGGCCTGGGCTACGCCACCCGCCGCCGGGCCCTGCCTCCGGCCGCCGGCCCGGCGGCCCTGCTGGACCTGGTCGACCCGGGCGCGGTCGTGCGCCCCGCCGAGCTGGCCGGCACGCCGGCCGCCGTGCTGGACGACGCCGCCGGCATGGTGGCCGTGCTGGAGGCCGGCGATCCGGCCGACCTGCTCGGCGACGCTCCCCGCGCGCTGCCCGTCCCGGCGTCGCTGCTGCCGGCCGCCGCGCCGGACGGCCCCCCGGTGCGGCTCCAGCTCCTGCTGACGGGCTCACCGGCGCCGACCGTGGGCGCGGGTGGCGGTGCCGTCGCCACCTCGTACCGGCAGCTCACCGACGGGCGGATCGCCGGCCGGGAACGGGCCGTGCTCGCCGTGCGGGTGCTGCGCGTCGAGGGCTGGACGGCAGAGGAGCTGCGGCGGGCGCTCTCGGGAACGGTGCGCCGGATCACGCGCCGGGTCGGGCCCGTCACCGCCCGCCCGCTGGGCGAGCACGCGACGCTGCGGGTGCTGGCGGAGCTGGCCCACCACGACGACCATCCCGCGCAGGAGTCCTGGCAGGCGGTCCGGGCGGGCGACCTGCTGCAGACCACGTTCCGGCTGCGCCGCTGGCCCGACCCGCGTACCGACGCCGGCCGGCGGCTGGTGACCCGGCTGCTCGCGCTGCCCGCGACGGCGACCACCGTCTCGCTCGGCGTGGGGCCGTGGGCCGGTGCCGACCCCGCGTCGGCGCCGACCGAGCTGGCCGTACGACTGGCCGCCGCCACCCCGGCGGAGCTCTCGATCGCGGCGCAGGCGCTGCGCCGGCTGGTGGCCGAGGTGGGCGGCGAGGTGCACCGGCTCGACGGCGCGCAGCTCGACGGGTTGGCCGGCACGCTGCCGCTCGCGGCGGCGGGCGCGGCGGGTCCCGGTCCGGCGCCCGACGGCCTGGAGCTGACCCTCGGCGAGGCGGGACTGATGGTCGGCACGAACCGGCACGGCGGCGCGGTGACCGTCCGGCTGTTCCGGCCGGAGAGCACCCGGGTGATGCTGGTCGGCGGGATACGCGCGGCGCAGCTGGTGGCGGTGCGGGCGATGGCGCTCGGGGCCCGGGTGGTGGTGCAGACCGCCCGCCCGCGCGGGTGGGAGCCGTTCGTCCGGGGCGTCGGCACCCCCGGCGCGATGATCCCGGTGGTGCCGCCGGGCCGTCCGGTGGGCGAGCCGGGCTCGCCGCTGCGCCCGCTGCTGGTGGTGGTCGACGCCGGCCCCACGCCCGCCGAGACGGACCCGGGGTCCCCGTGGCGGACCACGCTGCTGGTGCGCGACGAGCTGACCCCCGCCGACGCCGACGCGTTGGGCCGCGCCGACCTGGCCGTGCTGCAACCGCTCGACCCGGCCGAGGCCGCCGTGGCGGGCGCCGCGCTGGGGCTGGGCGGGTCGGCGGAGTGGCTGACCCGGATCCGGGACGACATGGTCGCGGTGGTCAACCGCCGGGCGCTGCGCTGGGCGCTGCTCTCCCCCACCCCGATCGAGTCGCAGCTGGTCGGCCGCCCGTCCCGCCGCTGAGCACAGGCGACGGTCGCGCGCCTTCCGCACGTTGTCCGTCCGTGGCACGATCCCGGCCATGGGTTTCCTCAAAGGGCTGTTGATCCGGCTGGGCAGCACGGCGCTCGCCTTCTGGCTGGCCACGCTGCTCATCCCGGGCATCACGCTGGACTCGGCGTCCGCCGGCGAGGCGGTCGTCACGCTGGTTCTCGTCGCGGTGATCTTCGGCGTGGTCAACGCGGTGCTCCAGCCGATCATCAAGACCGTCGGCTGCGGCTTCTACCTGCTGACCCTCGGGTTGATCGCGCTGGTGGTCAACGGGCTGCTGTTCCTGCTCACGAGCTGGATCGCCGACCAGGCCGGGCTGCCCTTCCACGTCGACGGCTTCTGGCCGGAGGCGGTGCTCGGCGCGCTCTTCGTCGGCATCGTCACCTGGATCCTCGGCGCCGCTCTGGACCGGGACTGACCCGGACCGACCAGCGGGCGGGCCGCGAAGCAGGTGGGCGGGCCCGCGACCAGAGGGCGGGAATTGGCCACTGATCGGGCCGGGCGGCCGGGTTAGCGTCGCGGGCATGTTCACCCTGACCCGCGACGACGGCTACCTGCTCAGCACCGACCCCGCCCGGATCGACCTGGGCCTGGTGCACCACTGGCTCTCCACGGACGCGTACTGGGCGATCGGGCGGGACCGGGAGACGGTGGCGCGGGCGTTCGCCGGGTCGGTG
The nucleotide sequence above comes from Micromonospora sp. M71_S20. Encoded proteins:
- a CDS encoding phage holin family protein; the protein is MGFLKGLLIRLGSTALAFWLATLLIPGITLDSASAGEAVVTLVLVAVIFGVVNAVLQPIIKTVGCGFYLLTLGLIALVVNGLLFLLTSWIADQAGLPFHVDGFWPEAVLGALFVGIVTWILGAALDRD
- the eccE gene encoding type VII secretion protein EccE; this translates as MSRRVTGRGGAVTVTTGAGPHRPAPGHDPGPTAAALVPAPPGSARPAGPIGTVAGAPAPPVALSPSRHPAARRRGAGLRAGQVVATQVAVAAVVAAAGRGVLLTLAAVGVAALLLPLAWVRLRGRWLFEWLTTGLGYATRRRALPPAAGPAALLDLVDPGAVVRPAELAGTPAAVLDDAAGMVAVLEAGDPADLLGDAPRALPVPASLLPAAAPDGPPVRLQLLLTGSPAPTVGAGGGAVATSYRQLTDGRIAGRERAVLAVRVLRVEGWTAEELRRALSGTVRRITRRVGPVTARPLGEHATLRVLAELAHHDDHPAQESWQAVRAGDLLQTTFRLRRWPDPRTDAGRRLVTRLLALPATATTVSLGVGPWAGADPASAPTELAVRLAAATPAELSIAAQALRRLVAEVGGEVHRLDGAQLDGLAGTLPLAAAGAAGPGPAPDGLELTLGEAGLMVGTNRHGGAVTVRLFRPESTRVMLVGGIRAAQLVAVRAMALGARVVVQTARPRGWEPFVRGVGTPGAMIPVVPPGRPVGEPGSPLRPLLVVVDAGPTPAETDPGSPWRTTLLVRDELTPADADALGRADLAVLQPLDPAEAAVAGAALGLGGSAEWLTRIRDDMVAVVNRRALRWALLSPTPIESQLVGRPSRR